A single genomic interval of Amycolatopsis albispora harbors:
- a CDS encoding oligopeptide/dipeptide ABC transporter ATP-binding protein, whose product MSLLELDGVHVVHRIAGDRLFGRASVYALTDANLVLEPGETVGVVGESGCGKSTLAKVMVGLQQPTAGVVRYRGASLWEMSAGDRAAKFGRDVGMVFQDPATALNRRLAVAKIIRDPLDVHRVGTGAAREDRVRELMSLVGLPDSVADAVPGQLSGGQRQRVAIARALALEPALLVADEPTSALDVSVRAQILNLLIDLREKLGLAMVFVSHDIQTVRKMSDRIVTMYLGRVVEEAPAAELPHGARHPYTRALFSATPSLLDPVEPIVLSGPVPSATAPPSGCGFRTRCPKATDDCAAALPPLATGAPGHTYRCIHPEVPAETIGVSPS is encoded by the coding sequence GTGAGCCTGCTCGAACTCGACGGCGTGCACGTGGTGCACCGGATCGCCGGCGACCGGCTGTTCGGCCGGGCCTCGGTGTACGCGCTGACCGACGCGAACCTGGTGCTCGAACCCGGGGAAACCGTTGGTGTGGTAGGCGAATCCGGTTGCGGTAAGTCCACTTTGGCCAAGGTGATGGTCGGGCTGCAGCAGCCGACCGCGGGTGTGGTGCGCTACCGCGGCGCGTCGCTGTGGGAGATGAGCGCGGGCGACCGGGCCGCGAAATTCGGCCGCGACGTCGGCATGGTCTTCCAGGACCCGGCGACCGCGCTCAACCGGCGGCTGGCCGTGGCCAAGATCATCCGCGACCCGCTCGACGTGCACCGCGTCGGCACCGGTGCCGCCCGCGAGGACCGCGTGCGCGAGCTGATGTCCCTGGTCGGCCTGCCGGACAGCGTCGCGGACGCGGTGCCCGGCCAGCTCTCCGGCGGGCAGCGGCAGCGTGTCGCGATCGCCAGGGCGCTCGCGCTGGAACCCGCGCTGCTGGTGGCCGACGAGCCGACCTCGGCGCTGGACGTCTCGGTCCGCGCGCAGATCCTGAACCTGCTCATCGACCTGCGGGAAAAGCTCGGCCTGGCGATGGTTTTTGTCTCGCACGACATCCAGACCGTGCGGAAGATGAGCGACCGCATCGTGACCATGTACCTGGGGCGCGTGGTGGAGGAGGCCCCCGCCGCCGAACTGCCCCACGGCGCCCGGCACCCGTACACGCGGGCGCTGTTCTCGGCCACGCCGAGCCTGCTGGACCCGGTCGAGCCGATCGTGCTCAGCGGGCCGGTGCCGTCGGCGACCGCGCCACCCAGCGGCTGCGGGTTCCGCACGCGGTGCCCGAAGGCCACCGACGACTGCGCCGCCGCCCTGCCGCCGCTGGCCACCGGTGCACCCGGCCACACCTACCGCTGTATCCACCCGGAAGTACCCGCCGAGACCATCGGAGTGAGCCCATCATGA
- a CDS encoding dihydrodipicolinate synthase family protein, whose protein sequence is MTATQFAGVIPPLCTPLHDDWTVDTASFRRHIDAQLTAGVHGIFVLGSSGEVPFLPDAHRRVVLETAVEQAAGRVPVLAGCIDMTTLRVLEHVRDAEKAGADAIVVTAPYYTRTHVAEIDRHFRLIKEQTELPIFAYDIPMAVHNRLDREMVLRLAADGVLAGLKDSSGDEAGFRFVLLRKAERGLDSFAVFTGSELMVDTALALGADGVVPGLANVDPDGYVAIHRHVRAGELAEAKRVQERLLNLFTITDIAPVTRMGRGSAALGAFKAAMKLRGFIDNAVMAPPQVPLNTEELLQIKEKLVEAGLV, encoded by the coding sequence ATGACCGCCACGCAGTTCGCCGGCGTGATCCCGCCCCTGTGCACCCCGCTGCACGACGACTGGACCGTCGACACCGCCTCGTTCCGGCGGCACATCGACGCCCAGCTGACCGCCGGCGTGCACGGGATCTTCGTGCTCGGCTCGTCCGGTGAGGTGCCCTTCCTGCCCGACGCGCACCGGCGCGTGGTGCTGGAAACGGCCGTCGAACAGGCCGCCGGTCGCGTGCCGGTACTGGCCGGGTGCATCGACATGACCACCCTGCGCGTGCTCGAACACGTCCGTGACGCGGAGAAGGCCGGTGCGGACGCGATCGTGGTGACCGCGCCGTACTACACCCGGACGCACGTGGCCGAGATCGACCGGCACTTCCGGCTGATCAAGGAGCAGACCGAGCTGCCCATCTTCGCCTACGACATCCCGATGGCGGTGCACAACCGGCTCGACCGCGAGATGGTGCTGCGGCTGGCCGCCGACGGCGTGCTCGCCGGGCTCAAGGACTCCAGCGGCGACGAGGCCGGGTTCCGGTTCGTCCTGCTGCGCAAGGCCGAGCGCGGGCTGGACTCATTCGCCGTGTTCACCGGCTCGGAGCTGATGGTGGACACCGCGCTGGCGCTGGGCGCGGACGGCGTGGTGCCCGGACTGGCCAATGTGGACCCGGACGGCTACGTGGCCATCCACCGGCACGTGCGCGCCGGAGAGCTGGCCGAGGCCAAGCGCGTCCAGGAACGGCTGCTGAACCTGTTCACCATCACCGACATCGCCCCGGTCACGCGGATGGGCCGCGGCTCGGCGGCGCTCGGCGCGTTCAAGGCGGCCATGAAGCTGCGCGGGTTCATCGACAACGCCGTGATGGCGCCGCCCCAGGTGCCGCTGAACACCGAGGAACTGCTGCAGATCAAGGAAAAGCTCGTCGAAGCGGGGCTGGTCTGA
- a CDS encoding beta-galactosidase, with product MFGKIHYGADYNPEHWSAEVWDEDIKLMAESGVTMVTAGIFSWAGVEPRPGEYDFGWFDTVMDKLGDARVEVCLATMTASPPPWLTHLHPEVLPVRADGTRLSAGARQQFCPSSEVFRRYAARLAEQVARRYGDHPALSMWHIGNEYGCHIRACYCDNSAADFRRWLADRYGDIAALNQAWSTTFWSQQYDDWAEVFPPRVAPTFPNPAQQLDFHRFSSDASLGCYLAEQKVLRRLTPDVPITTNFVGRVQKSLDWHRWVPHEDVVSLDSYPDPYDPRSHVEAAFAYDLVRSLKHGKPWMLLEQAPSAVNWRNRNSPKAPGAMRLGSWQAVAGGADAILFFQWRQTSGGAEKFHSAMVPHGGRETRTWREVSALGQELATVSELAGTTIDADVAVLHDWESWWGLELDSHPSGDLDQLETHLAHYAPLFDAGITCDVRHPSDDLSKYKLVVVPNLYLMDESVAANLRRYVERGGHLVVSFFSGIVDACDRAYLGGYPAPLRDILGLRVDEFWPLPDGGTTTVRFADGTETGATVWSEWIELEGAEVIGSFAGGELAGRPAVTRHGFGEGVAWYLATRPDAGGMRALFDRITAEASATPVLPGLPEGVQAVVRRGTDREYLMLLNHTTSEVTVPLPSAAADLLTDAGTPLDEVVLGSRGVAVLRRNS from the coding sequence ATGTTCGGGAAGATCCATTACGGGGCCGACTACAACCCCGAGCACTGGTCGGCCGAGGTGTGGGACGAAGACATCAAGCTGATGGCCGAGTCCGGGGTGACCATGGTGACCGCGGGTATCTTCTCGTGGGCCGGGGTCGAACCGCGGCCGGGTGAGTACGACTTCGGCTGGTTCGACACGGTGATGGACAAGCTCGGTGACGCACGCGTCGAGGTCTGCCTGGCCACGATGACCGCCTCTCCCCCGCCGTGGCTGACCCACCTGCACCCCGAAGTCCTGCCGGTGCGGGCCGACGGCACGCGGCTGTCGGCCGGGGCACGCCAGCAGTTCTGCCCGTCCAGCGAGGTGTTCCGCCGTTACGCCGCCAGGCTGGCCGAGCAGGTGGCCCGGCGGTACGGCGACCACCCGGCGCTGTCGATGTGGCACATCGGCAACGAGTACGGCTGCCACATCCGCGCCTGCTACTGCGACAACTCGGCGGCGGACTTCCGGCGCTGGCTGGCCGACCGGTACGGCGACATCGCCGCGCTGAACCAGGCGTGGAGCACCACCTTCTGGTCGCAGCAGTACGACGACTGGGCCGAGGTCTTCCCGCCACGCGTGGCGCCGACCTTCCCGAACCCGGCGCAGCAGCTGGACTTCCACCGGTTCTCCTCCGACGCCTCGCTCGGCTGCTACCTGGCCGAGCAGAAGGTGCTGCGGCGGCTCACCCCGGACGTGCCGATCACCACGAACTTCGTCGGCCGGGTGCAGAAGTCGCTGGACTGGCACCGCTGGGTGCCGCACGAGGACGTGGTCAGCCTCGACTCCTACCCCGACCCCTACGACCCGCGTTCCCACGTCGAGGCCGCCTTCGCCTACGACCTGGTGCGCTCGCTGAAGCACGGCAAGCCGTGGATGCTGCTGGAGCAGGCACCCAGCGCGGTGAACTGGCGCAACCGCAACAGCCCCAAGGCGCCCGGCGCGATGCGGCTGGGCAGTTGGCAGGCGGTGGCGGGCGGGGCCGACGCGATCCTGTTCTTCCAGTGGCGCCAGACCAGCGGCGGCGCCGAGAAGTTCCACTCGGCGATGGTGCCGCACGGTGGCCGTGAAACGCGCACCTGGCGCGAAGTCAGCGCGCTCGGCCAGGAGCTGGCGACGGTGTCGGAGCTGGCGGGCACCACGATCGACGCGGACGTGGCGGTCCTGCACGACTGGGAAAGCTGGTGGGGCCTCGAGCTGGACTCGCACCCCTCCGGTGACCTGGACCAGCTCGAAACGCACCTCGCGCACTACGCGCCGCTGTTCGACGCCGGGATCACCTGCGACGTGCGGCACCCGTCGGACGACCTGTCGAAGTACAAGCTCGTCGTGGTGCCGAACCTCTACCTGATGGACGAGTCGGTGGCGGCGAACCTGCGCCGGTACGTCGAACGCGGCGGGCACCTGGTGGTGTCGTTCTTCTCCGGCATCGTGGACGCCTGCGACCGCGCGTACCTCGGCGGTTATCCGGCGCCGCTGCGGGACATCCTCGGCCTGCGCGTGGACGAGTTCTGGCCGCTGCCGGACGGCGGCACGACCACGGTCCGGTTCGCCGACGGCACCGAAACCGGGGCGACGGTGTGGTCGGAATGGATCGAACTCGAAGGCGCCGAGGTGATCGGCTCGTTCGCCGGCGGTGAGCTGGCCGGGCGCCCGGCGGTGACCCGGCACGGCTTCGGCGAAGGCGTGGCGTGGTACCTGGCGACCCGGCCCGACGCCGGCGGCATGCGTGCGTTGTTCGACCGCATCACCGCCGAGGCTTCGGCGACACCGGTGCTGCCGGGACTGCCCGAAGGCGTGCAGGCGGTGGTCCGCCGTGGCACCGACCGCGAGTACCTGATGCTGCTCAACCACACCACGTCGGAGGTCACCGTGCCGTTGCCGTCGGCCGCAGCCGATCTGCTCACCGATGCCGGGACGCCGCTCGACGAGGTTGTGCTCGGTTCGCGTGGGGTGGCCGTGCTGAGGAGGAACTCGTGA